A window of the Falco rusticolus isolate bFalRus1 chromosome 1, bFalRus1.pri, whole genome shotgun sequence genome harbors these coding sequences:
- the LOC119151643 gene encoding dentin matrix acidic phosphoprotein 1-like isoform X1 yields MLCSSVQILCSLLQSQGTTSNMRTAFLVLLLWAVACTHPVPDHEPAHPHLSTQQEDTTSEDYINKLGNLLGDGDGRHPPASVVRGDNALAGDLTVGNTVGEELGEHGGRDVGGRVGEAPHLNQVDHEDMSARDGNGLGFLEEDAHDADGGDNREHHGTGVNGLPSRASGLLDEEDDSGDDTFDENGEEEGGEGPTYTAGADRAGEHGHDAGRGDARAGGGHGDSSSSSSSESAGADHRRYRSYLSSRYEQTYRRGGGSSSSQEEESYDFEGEAVQGDDPSVFDGPGSSYKGRRAGPRAPGSSQESSWGAGSHRWEEGDSRSPEVEDADSEEDSPSTEDNSQLEEPIASQSEENSTSRSGEDEDGEDSPSRESEGSESREDTAEQSDEEPGESPEDISQEAVSTSSERSSSQSQEGQEERESAEDTSVPSVPDSESGEDEDDQSQSTEDTVEESKEDENDSDPDGDMPSTSTESQSASPEDDGSQEDNTGEDSRSTESNNSESPEDDDDDEESHSQEDATQESNSHGDDSSPQSLESRSRKRWPGAYRNKPAVDYDDNDCQDGY; encoded by the exons ATGCTTTGCTCTAGTGTGCAAATACTTTGCTCCCTGTTGCAGTCACAAGGGACCACAAGCAACATGAGGACTGCATTCCTGGTGCTGCTTCTCTGGGCCGTAGCCTGCACTCACCCT GTGCCTGACCATGagcctgcccacccccacctcaGCACTCAGCAGGAG gaCACGACAAGTGAAGATTACATCAACAAGCTGGGCAACCTCCTGGGTGATGGAGATGGCAGACATCCTCCTGCCAGTGTGGTGAGGGGGGACAATGCCCTTGCCGGGGACCTGACAGTTGGCAACACCGTGGGTGAGGAGCTGGGTGAGCATGGTGGCCGAGATGTGGGAGGCAGAGTTGGGGAGGCTCCGCACCTGAACCAAGTGGACCATGAGGACATGAGTGCCCGGGATGGGAACGGCCTTGGTTTCCTG GAGGAGGATGCACACGATGCTGATGGTGGTGACAACAGAGAGCACCATGGCACTGGAGTCAATGGGCTTCCCTCCCGCGCCAGTGGGCTCCTGGATGAGGAGGACGACAGTGGGGACGACACCTTCGATGAgaatggggaagaggaggggggcGAAGGTCCTACTTACACAGCTGGTGCTGACAGGGCAGGTGAACATGGCCATGACGCTGGCCGTGGGGATGCCAGGGCTGGCGGAGGGcatggtgacagcagcagcagtagcagcagcgAGAGCGCTGGGGCTGATCACCGGCGGTACAGGAGCTACCTCAGCAGCCGGTATGAGCAGACCTAcaggcggggagggggcagcagcagcagccaggaggaggagagctaTGACTTCGAGGGCGAAGCCGTGCAGGGTGATGACCCCTCTGTCTTCGACGGCCCAGGCAGCAGCTACAAGGGGCGCCGTGCTGGCCCCCGTGCCCCGGGGAGcagccaggagagcagctggggggctggctCCCATCGCTGGGAGGAGGGCGACAGCAGGTCCCCAGAGGTAGAGGATGCTGACTCAGAAGAAGACAGCCCATCCACGGAGGACAACAGTCAGTTGGAAGAGCCCATCGCCAGCCAGTCAGAGGAAAACAGCACCAGCCGCTCTGGGGAGGATGAAGATGGGGAAGACAGCCCCTCCAGGGAGAGTGAGGGTAGCGAGTCCAGGGAGGACACTGCTGAGCAGTCAGACGAAGAGCCAGGGGAGTCCCCGGAGGACATCTCCCAGGAGGCGGTGAGTACATCGAGCGAGCGCAGCAGCAGCCAGTcccaggaagggcaggaggagcgGGAGTCTGCCGAGGACACGAGTGTGCCGTCTGTGCCTGACAGTGAGTCCGGAGAAGATGAGGATGACCAGAGCCAGTCCACAGAGGACACTGTGGAGGAGTCAAAGGAGGATGAGAATGACTCTGACCCTGATGGGGATATGCCAAGCACATCAACTGAGAGCCAGAGTGCATCCCCGGAGGATGATGGCAGCCAAGAGGACAACACAGGCGAGGACAGTAGGTCCACAGAAAGCAACAACAGCGAGTCCCCggaggatgatgatgatgatgaggagAGCCACTCCCAGGAGGACGCCACCCAGGAGTCCAACAGCCATGGGGATGACAGCTCGCCACAgagcctggagagcaggagcCGTAAACGGTGGCCGGGTGCCTACCGCAACAAGCCTGCTGTTGACTACGATGACAATGACTGCCAGGATGGGTACTGA
- the LOC119151643 gene encoding dentin matrix acidic phosphoprotein 1-like isoform X2 gives MRTAFLVLLLWAVACTHPVPDHEPAHPHLSTQQEDTTSEDYINKLGNLLGDGDGRHPPASVVRGDNALAGDLTVGNTVGEELGEHGGRDVGGRVGEAPHLNQVDHEDMSARDGNGLGFLEEDAHDADGGDNREHHGTGVNGLPSRASGLLDEEDDSGDDTFDENGEEEGGEGPTYTAGADRAGEHGHDAGRGDARAGGGHGDSSSSSSSESAGADHRRYRSYLSSRYEQTYRRGGGSSSSQEEESYDFEGEAVQGDDPSVFDGPGSSYKGRRAGPRAPGSSQESSWGAGSHRWEEGDSRSPEVEDADSEEDSPSTEDNSQLEEPIASQSEENSTSRSGEDEDGEDSPSRESEGSESREDTAEQSDEEPGESPEDISQEAVSTSSERSSSQSQEGQEERESAEDTSVPSVPDSESGEDEDDQSQSTEDTVEESKEDENDSDPDGDMPSTSTESQSASPEDDGSQEDNTGEDSRSTESNNSESPEDDDDDEESHSQEDATQESNSHGDDSSPQSLESRSRKRWPGAYRNKPAVDYDDNDCQDGY, from the exons ATGAGGACTGCATTCCTGGTGCTGCTTCTCTGGGCCGTAGCCTGCACTCACCCT GTGCCTGACCATGagcctgcccacccccacctcaGCACTCAGCAGGAG gaCACGACAAGTGAAGATTACATCAACAAGCTGGGCAACCTCCTGGGTGATGGAGATGGCAGACATCCTCCTGCCAGTGTGGTGAGGGGGGACAATGCCCTTGCCGGGGACCTGACAGTTGGCAACACCGTGGGTGAGGAGCTGGGTGAGCATGGTGGCCGAGATGTGGGAGGCAGAGTTGGGGAGGCTCCGCACCTGAACCAAGTGGACCATGAGGACATGAGTGCCCGGGATGGGAACGGCCTTGGTTTCCTG GAGGAGGATGCACACGATGCTGATGGTGGTGACAACAGAGAGCACCATGGCACTGGAGTCAATGGGCTTCCCTCCCGCGCCAGTGGGCTCCTGGATGAGGAGGACGACAGTGGGGACGACACCTTCGATGAgaatggggaagaggaggggggcGAAGGTCCTACTTACACAGCTGGTGCTGACAGGGCAGGTGAACATGGCCATGACGCTGGCCGTGGGGATGCCAGGGCTGGCGGAGGGcatggtgacagcagcagcagtagcagcagcgAGAGCGCTGGGGCTGATCACCGGCGGTACAGGAGCTACCTCAGCAGCCGGTATGAGCAGACCTAcaggcggggagggggcagcagcagcagccaggaggaggagagctaTGACTTCGAGGGCGAAGCCGTGCAGGGTGATGACCCCTCTGTCTTCGACGGCCCAGGCAGCAGCTACAAGGGGCGCCGTGCTGGCCCCCGTGCCCCGGGGAGcagccaggagagcagctggggggctggctCCCATCGCTGGGAGGAGGGCGACAGCAGGTCCCCAGAGGTAGAGGATGCTGACTCAGAAGAAGACAGCCCATCCACGGAGGACAACAGTCAGTTGGAAGAGCCCATCGCCAGCCAGTCAGAGGAAAACAGCACCAGCCGCTCTGGGGAGGATGAAGATGGGGAAGACAGCCCCTCCAGGGAGAGTGAGGGTAGCGAGTCCAGGGAGGACACTGCTGAGCAGTCAGACGAAGAGCCAGGGGAGTCCCCGGAGGACATCTCCCAGGAGGCGGTGAGTACATCGAGCGAGCGCAGCAGCAGCCAGTcccaggaagggcaggaggagcgGGAGTCTGCCGAGGACACGAGTGTGCCGTCTGTGCCTGACAGTGAGTCCGGAGAAGATGAGGATGACCAGAGCCAGTCCACAGAGGACACTGTGGAGGAGTCAAAGGAGGATGAGAATGACTCTGACCCTGATGGGGATATGCCAAGCACATCAACTGAGAGCCAGAGTGCATCCCCGGAGGATGATGGCAGCCAAGAGGACAACACAGGCGAGGACAGTAGGTCCACAGAAAGCAACAACAGCGAGTCCCCggaggatgatgatgatgatgaggagAGCCACTCCCAGGAGGACGCCACCCAGGAGTCCAACAGCCATGGGGATGACAGCTCGCCACAgagcctggagagcaggagcCGTAAACGGTGGCCGGGTGCCTACCGCAACAAGCCTGCTGTTGACTACGATGACAATGACTGCCAGGATGGGTACTGA